The proteins below are encoded in one region of Rubripirellula reticaptiva:
- a CDS encoding 3-keto-disaccharide hydrolase: MASCTTHNKVARTKLFGLWPSRLVGACFVVPQEFERRCSSLVTPIEVNLLDPTEHRAFFYQHSLKAEGIMRYLIFISTLVLSAIVIPAVRAEAQQNSLPVDASSTNEERLLKSKRKGTGSQTEASTVGLAAPSGAVVLFDGANFDAWKPFSFQWINPKDDQKEVQWKLVDGEAMQIAFEFKGKRRKQFLCTKEKFVDYRLHLEFQLPVERSGNSGVFFGALYELQIFNSEGKESPGLGDCGAIYQIRVPDVSAGLGASVWQSIDLEFQAAKFGANGFMSEANAARVTVRLNGKLIHDDVKLSLRRNKYAAFPEEPLSPIVLQEHGSPVKFRNIWVVNKTASVNKSMVDR; the protein is encoded by the coding sequence ATGGCTTCGTGCACCACGCACAACAAAGTAGCGCGTACTAAGTTGTTTGGACTTTGGCCGAGTCGCTTGGTCGGTGCGTGTTTCGTTGTTCCGCAGGAGTTCGAGCGACGCTGCAGTTCGCTAGTCACACCGATCGAAGTGAATCTGCTTGACCCAACCGAGCATCGTGCATTTTTTTATCAGCACTCGTTAAAAGCCGAAGGCATCATGCGTTACCTCATCTTCATTTCCACACTGGTTCTTTCAGCCATCGTGATTCCGGCTGTTCGGGCAGAGGCCCAGCAAAATTCCCTTCCTGTCGATGCGTCCTCGACTAACGAGGAACGTCTTTTGAAAAGCAAAAGAAAAGGGACCGGATCACAGACCGAGGCATCGACCGTTGGACTTGCCGCGCCCTCGGGGGCAGTGGTGCTGTTCGACGGGGCGAACTTTGATGCGTGGAAGCCGTTCTCGTTCCAGTGGATCAATCCGAAAGATGATCAAAAAGAGGTTCAGTGGAAACTTGTCGATGGCGAAGCGATGCAGATCGCTTTTGAATTCAAAGGCAAACGTCGTAAGCAATTTCTGTGCACGAAGGAAAAGTTTGTCGACTACCGCCTGCATCTGGAATTTCAGTTGCCCGTGGAAAGAAGCGGTAACAGCGGCGTCTTCTTCGGCGCGCTCTATGAACTGCAAATTTTCAATAGCGAAGGAAAAGAGAGCCCTGGGTTGGGTGACTGTGGCGCGATCTATCAAATTCGCGTGCCTGACGTGAGCGCGGGATTGGGCGCCAGCGTGTGGCAATCGATCGACTTGGAATTTCAGGCAGCGAAATTCGGTGCGAACGGTTTCATGAGTGAGGCGAACGCGGCGCGTGTCACGGTTCGGCTAAACGGCAAACTTATTCACGACGATGTCAAGTTGTCGCTACGTCGGAACAAGTATGCCGCTTTTCCCGAAGAACCGCTTTCGCCGATCGTTTTGCAGGAGCATGGTTCGCCAGTGAAGTTCAGGAATATTTGGGTCGTCAACAAGACCGCGTCAGTGAACAAGTCGATGGTGGATAGGTGA
- a CDS encoding sulfatase family protein: protein MKIAVQFLALVIVALGLAGWISEANADDRPNIVLLLADDLGYGDLSCFGSPAVKTPHLDMLANEGMRFSRFYAGSAVCSPTRASVLTGRYPLRFGITKHFNDVNLWLPESATTVAELLGDAGYNTAHVGKWHLGGLHVDEHGKRLDNQPGPRQHGFDFYQTQIEQQPIRSRMGRERTLFRQGGTVLLRNDQQVSQDDPYYSKHLTDANGDYAVDLIERMSGDPKPFFINLWWLVPHKPYEPAPEPHWAQTAADGISDDQHRFRSMVQHMDAKVGLVLDKLDELGISDNTLVLFTSDNGAAFEGFIGDLKGGKTDLHDGGLRVPMLVRWPAAIPVGQTSDAFGHSNDLLPTFCEAAGVELPAELPLDGLSLLSHMKGDNPPSDEDRGTVFWQLDLYKSIQRHYPKPKPYATEVALRGKWKLLALGGKPVELFDIESDPNEQRNVIDEQPELVLTLAAQLEQWLRAPRTTK, encoded by the coding sequence ATGAAGATCGCAGTTCAGTTTCTGGCTCTCGTCATTGTAGCCCTTGGTCTGGCCGGATGGATCAGCGAGGCCAACGCGGATGATCGTCCCAACATCGTTTTGTTGTTGGCTGACGATCTGGGGTACGGTGACCTGTCATGCTTTGGCAGTCCCGCGGTTAAGACGCCGCATCTGGATATGCTTGCCAACGAAGGGATGCGGTTTTCTCGGTTCTATGCCGGGTCGGCCGTGTGTTCTCCGACGCGTGCTTCGGTGTTGACCGGTCGATATCCGTTGCGGTTCGGGATCACGAAGCATTTCAACGATGTGAATCTTTGGTTGCCCGAGTCGGCGACGACGGTTGCCGAATTGCTAGGAGACGCCGGCTACAACACGGCGCATGTAGGTAAGTGGCACTTGGGTGGCCTGCACGTGGACGAGCATGGCAAGCGACTGGACAATCAGCCCGGGCCGCGACAGCACGGGTTCGACTTCTATCAGACTCAGATCGAACAGCAGCCGATTCGCAGCCGCATGGGGCGAGAGCGAACGCTGTTTCGACAAGGCGGAACGGTGCTTTTGCGCAACGACCAACAAGTCAGTCAGGACGACCCTTACTATTCCAAACATTTGACGGACGCAAACGGTGACTATGCGGTCGACCTGATCGAAAGAATGTCTGGCGATCCGAAACCGTTCTTCATCAACTTGTGGTGGCTGGTTCCGCATAAACCGTACGAGCCTGCGCCTGAGCCGCATTGGGCGCAAACTGCAGCGGATGGGATTAGCGATGACCAGCATCGTTTCCGATCGATGGTGCAGCACATGGATGCCAAAGTGGGTTTGGTCTTGGACAAGCTCGACGAACTAGGAATTTCGGACAACACGTTGGTCCTGTTCACCAGCGATAACGGAGCGGCTTTCGAGGGATTCATCGGCGACTTGAAGGGCGGCAAGACTGACTTGCATGATGGAGGGCTGCGCGTGCCGATGCTGGTGCGATGGCCAGCGGCGATTCCAGTCGGTCAAACGTCCGATGCGTTTGGCCATTCCAACGATCTATTGCCGACTTTCTGTGAAGCGGCCGGAGTCGAACTGCCAGCCGAGTTGCCGCTTGATGGACTTAGCCTTCTGTCACACATGAAAGGCGATAATCCACCGAGTGACGAAGATCGAGGCACGGTGTTCTGGCAACTAGACTTGTACAAGAGCATTCAGCGTCACTACCCGAAACCAAAACCATACGCGACCGAAGTTGCGTTGCGAGGGAAATGGAAGTTGCTTGCGCTCGGTGGAAAGCCGGTGGAGTTGTTTGATATCGAATCCGACCCGAACGAGCAGCGAAACGTGATCGACGAACAACCTGAACTGGTTTTAACGTTAGCGGCACAGCTTGAGCAATGGCTTCGTGCACCACGCACAACAAAGTAG